DNA sequence from the Oncorhynchus keta strain PuntledgeMale-10-30-2019 chromosome 1, Oket_V2, whole genome shotgun sequence genome:
ttgtctattgttgtgacctagatgaagatctgATCAAAtcttatgaccaatttatgcagaaattgaGATATTACCGAAGGGTTCACAtaatttttcttgccactgtatatactctactgttcaaaagtttggggacaccagtctcaacgtcaacagtgaagaggtgactccgggacaCTGGCCTTCtacgcagagttcctctgtccagtgtctgtgttcttttgtccatcttaatcttttttttttattggccagACCTGAGgtatatggctttttctttgaaactctgcctagaaggccagcatcccggattcgcctcttcactgttgatgttgagactggtgtttggcGGGTACCatataatgaagctgccagttgaggacttgtgaggtgtctgtttctcaaactagacactctaatgtacttgtcctcttgctcagttgtgcaccagggcctcccactcctctttcttttctggttagagtcagtttgcgctgttctgtcaagggagtagtacacagcgttgtacgagatcttcagtttcttggcaatttctcgcatggaatagactgacaagtttcagaagaatgttctttgtttctagccattttgagcctgtaatcgaacccacaaatgctgattttatttttacattttttttatttcagctttatttaaccaggtaagctagtcgaacaagttctcatttacaactgcgacctggccaagataaagcaaagtagtgcgacacaaacaacaacacagagttacacatggaataaacaagcgtacagtcaataacacaatagaaaaaaattaaaatacagtgtgtgcaaatggcgtgaggaggtaaggcaataaataggccatagtagcaaagtcattacaatttagcaaatgaacactggagtgatagatgagcagatggtgatgtgcaaatagaagtactggtgtgcaaaagagcagaaaagttaataaaaacaatatggggatggggtaggtagattgggtgggttatttacagatgggctatatacagctgcagcgatcggttagctgctcagatagctgatgtttaaagttagtgagggaaatataagtccccagcttcagcgatttttgcaattcgttccagtcgttggcagcagagaactggaaggaaaggcggccaaagagggtgttggctttggggatgaccagtgagatatacctgctggagcgagtgctacaggtgggtgttgttatcgtgaccagtgagctgagataaggcagagctttacctagcatagacttatagatgacctggagcctggcgacgaatatgtagtgagggccagctgactagagcatacaggtcgcagtggtggatggtataaggggctttggtgacaaaacggatggcactgtgatagactgcatccagtttgctgagtagagtattggaagctattttgtaaatgacatcgccgaagtcgaggatcggtaggatagtcagttttacggcggcgtgagtgaaggaggctttgttgctcCAGATAcgcaactagtctaaagaaggccatttTTTACTGCTTCtttatcagaacaacagttttcagctgtgctaacataattgcaaaagggttttctaatgatcaattagccttttaaaatgataaacttggattagctaacacaacgtgccattggaacacaggagtgatgattgctgataatgggcctctgtactcctatgtagatattccataaaaagtcagccgtttccagctacaatagtaatttacaacattaacaatgtctacactgtatttctgatcaatttgatgttattttaatggacaaaaaatgtgtgttttttcaaaaacaaggacatttctaagtgaccccaaacttttgaaatgtagtgtatatatattttttatttaaacagCATTAACTGCCAATGTTAGCATTTGAGAGTGAAGTGGTTACTGGATGCCTGATATGGCTGTGTGAGCGTGATGGCTGTGTGACAGTGTCCAGCACTTGGTGGCTTATCTAGCAGGCTCCCTGCTGAGGACTGGGTCTGTGCTGAAGGACTGGAATCAGAGAGAGGTCAGGGGACAGAGTATGCCTTAGAGCACGTGCAGTCAGTCATTGAGCTAACAGAGCTGAACTGAAGAGGGCATTGTGTTCCTTTCttgcctctctctgtgtgctgATGCTTGATGTCTCCTCCTTACTGACTGACATATAAGCAGGACCTCTTTCAGACAGTCATGACGCAGCCTCTACTTCATTTCCTATCAACTGACACTGGAGGAGAGCTGTTGAACTCTCTCTGCTGCCGtacgacacacagacacacgcccaCAGTAACAGGCTAACAACAACACTGAAGCGTCTCCTTGGCAGAATGTGTCCCCTTTATCAGTGTTTTCTGTCTCTGACTCACTGACTTCATGTCTGAAGGCTGAATCCAGCTGTATCTCCTGCCCTGAGTGTCAGTCCTTCctctctccagggatgttgtgttgtcACAGCTGAATTATAAATGGAGGTAGGATTCTGTAAAATAAATAGAAAACGGGACAACAGGAAAAAGGTGGCACTCTGAAGTTGGAATGAAAGACAATAAATACGTCATCGTGTTTTCCACCCATTATTGCTTTGTACTTGATACTGTAGCCAGAGTGGGGGCTTGTTTTGACATTGAGATGTAGAGCTATTGTAATACGTTAGAGATGCTTCAGGTTCCAATGTTGTGCTTGATATCATCTTTCTCTTGTCTTTTAAAAGTAAAACAAACCTCCACTAGCTGTGTCCTAGTCATCACACATAAATGAACATGCCCCTGCCTGCACTGGAAAAACCTATACCGGTATGTAAGCCCTCCACAAATAAGTGTTGTAGTAGTAAAGATGGTGAGGTTGAGAGAGCCGGTCTAGTATTTCAGACTCTGATAAAATGTGCTGGCTCGACTTGGCCAAGTGTGCATTGGCTCTGAGCCTCTGACTGCCCTGGCATTGTGCCTCCGAGTGGAGCTTCCTCTATAGAGctaatacacagacacactgtgtATCTGTTGTTTGGCAGTGAGACAGATGCCTGAGGGGGTCAGTCTTTCATCTCCTGACTCTTCTATTCCTCTAtcccatttctctccctctcctctcagggaCTTCCTCCCCCGGGGTTCTGGCATTGTCACCCGCAGACCCTTGGTCCTCCAGCTCATCTCtgccagtacacacacacacacacacacacacacacacacacacacacacacacacacacacacacacacacacacacacacacacacacacacacacacacacacacacacacacacacacacacacacacacacacacacacacacacacacgtgatgtAGGATACATCACATTACACTTCACTGTCACTCTGTGTATATgtgactccctgtctgtctgtcttcagggACAATGACGGAACGCTGTTAATTGTACACAACTCGGAGGCACATCGTACTGCTCTGTTCCCCTAAGCTCCAGGGTTTGTTATCTGTGTAGTGCAGATACAGCAATGATGTCATATATACAAACTAGACTAGATATCTGACGCCTGACGTATGTGTCCGAAGACGATTGgtataatatatgtatatttgATGTCTGTGTGAAATGGGCATTGAtctcctgcatctctctctctcccacccctctacctctgtAGAGTATGCAGAGTTTCTCCACTGTAAGGGGAAGATGTTTTCAGACTTTCAGGAAGTTCGCCAGGAGATCGAAGCAGAGACAGTGAGACTCACTGGAACCAATAAGGGCGTCTCTCCTGTCCCCATCAGCCTACGAGTTTATTCCCCTCACGGTACACACACCACAGTGTACTACTCTTACACACTCTCCACATGGTAACACACCCTGCATCTCAACCTAAACCGGATGCTTCAATGCATAaatatgtgtgtctgtttgtcctCAGTGTTGAACCTGACCCTGGTGGATCTGCCTGGCATTACCAAAGTGCCTGTAGGAGACCAGCCGGCTGATATAGAGTACCAGGTCAGACACATCAGTACAATTCAACTAATATTATAAGACAATTTCTCCCACCCTTCTGCTTCTTTCATAAATTCAGTTGTGTTGTATTTGTTCCCCAGGTGAGGGACATGATCATGCAGTTTATCTGTAAAGACAACTGTCTGGTCTTGGCTGTGACTCCAGCTAACATGGACCTGGCCAACTCTGACGCTCTCAAACTGGCCAAGGATGTGGACCCTCAGGGTGAGACCAGAAGGACAGAACATCTCCCCCAGCACATTTTCACATAGTCCAAATCATAGATATAGCATTCTTTCTTCATTCTTTTTTCAATGGTGATAATATTCAGTACATTGGAAGTGAATATAACATGGGTACCGTTTGACTTTCTTCTTCATTGTTTTCCACCAGGCCTGCGGACCATAGGGGTGATCACTAAGTTGGATCTGATGGACGAGGGAACGGATGCCCGGCACATACTGGAGAACAGGTTACTGCCACTACGCAGAGGTACATGGGCTTTTATTACCATAATGTTCCCCATAATGTTCCAATAATGTTCCCATAACATCACCCGTGACCAGGCTGAGGTAAGTGTTGAAATGGAGGCTTGATGTCCTCCTGCCATGCTGAGCTCACGGGTTGAGTTACAGTATTACAATCAGTGCCAGCCTGccctgggagtgtgtgtgtgtgtgtgtgtgtgtgtgtgtgtgtgtgtgtgtgtgtgtgtgtgtgtgtgtgtgtgtgtgtaggagggggggtcaggctggctggctggctgggtaaaGCTGTGCCAGGTGCAGGGTCATGCTTGATCCTTCAGGTAATACATTATACATGGAGCCTACTGTTAGTACTGCTGTTACAGTTGAGAGATTAGAGTTGAACTGCCTTGAACCTCTCCTGGCCTGCTGAACTCAGATGACCTTCTGAATCCTGCATCCACAGATGTAGTGATGTGTAATGCACGGAGACAgcttactctctcctctccaggttatATCGGGGTGGTGAATCGTAGTCAGAAGGACATTGATGGGAGAAAGGACATTAAGGCAGCTCTGGCTGCAGAGAGGAAGTTCTTCCTGTCTCACCCTGCATACAGACACATGGCTGACAGCATGGGTACCCCCTACCTACAGAGAGTCCTGAACCAGGTACACAAGAACATACACTGATACGTTTTGACCAGATAACTGTTCAAATCAGCTTTTTCtttattgtttgtgtgtgtgtctctaactctctctacagCAACTGACCAATCACATCCGAGACTGTCTGCCAGTGTTCCGCAGTTGTCTCCAGAGCCAGCTCCTAGCGCTGGATAAAGAGGCTGAGGAGTACAAACACTACAGAGTTGACGACCCAGCACGCAAGACAAAGGCCCTACTActgttagtacacacacacacacacacacacacacacacacacacacacacacacacacacacaaacaactaaCATAATACACAACGCTCTATTGATGTGTGTACAGGCTGATGCAACAGTTTGCAGCCGACTTTGAGAAGCGTATTGAGGGCTCAGGAGACCAGGTGGACACTATAGAACTGTCAGGAGGAGCCAAGATCAACCGCATATTCCACGAACGCTTCCCCTTCGAACTGGTCAAGGTCAGCCttggggtgtgtctgtgtgtctcaccAGCTTTCGCTCAGTGTGTGTCATGTCTTACCTtgggtgtgtgcgtgtttgtatcTTCAGATGGAATTTGATGAGAGGGAACTGCGGCGGGAGATCAGCTATGCCATCAAGAACATCCACGgcatcaggtgtgtgtgtcagaggggaTACATGCTTTGTTGGGCTCAATGGTCTCTGTCACCACTCCTATTTCACCACTCctatttctgtctctgtgtctgtctggctctctgtatCTAGGACAGGTTTGTTTACTCCAGACCAGGCGTTTGAGGCCATAGTGAGGAGACAGATAATCAAGCTGAAGGGTCCCTGTATTAAATGTGTGGACATGGTCATCCAGGAGCTGATCAACACTGTACGCCAATGCACCACCAAGGTAactactgctgtgtgtgtgtgtgtgtgtgtgtgtgtgtgtgtgacaataaCACCATCATATCTCTTGTTATTTCTTGTCTCTAGTTGGGCTCCTATCCAAGACTgcgagaggagacggagagaatCGTTACCACAAACATCCGGGACAGAGAGAGTCTTGCTaaagaacaggtctctctctctctcacacacacacacacacacacacacacacacacacacacacacacacacacacacacacacacacacacacacacacacacacacacacacacacacacacacacacacacacacacaccaaccataaaATATagagacggtgtgtgtgtgttctctgtacaGGTCCTGCTGCTAATCGATGTACAGGTGGCCTACATCAACACTAACCATGAGGACTTCATTGGCTTCGCTAAGTGAGTTCTCCCTGTCTATGTTTTCTGGTCATCATCATATGTGGGTTGGACATGATGATGATTAAATGAGGAAAAATTGTCTGATGggagagtgactgtgtgtgtgtgtgtgtgtgtgtgtcccagtgcgCAGCAGAGGAGCGCTCAGACTAATAAGAAGAGCATTGCAGGAAACCAGGTGAGTTTCACATAGCTTAGTTACTGTATCTCAGGTAATGAATGTCTTAGGTTTTATTCTCTGATGCTAATACGTGTGTTAGGAGAAGTTAACAAATGTACATCTGGAATGGCAGCTGATGTGGAGGTTTACTGTATGTAGGAAGAGCAGGTGAACCTGCCTGGGCACACAGTGTCTGCTCCATTCTaacctccctgttctctcctctctcctgttacAGGGTGTGCAACCAGTCTCCAGTCTAATAGTATGAgtagtccagtctctgtaaggcTAAACCCTCACTGCTGACTCATGGCTGCCTCCTACTGAGACACTGTTTGTACCTCTCACTGGTTGTCTCCTGTTCACCAACCTCTCTAACCCACAGCTCCACTGCTCTCTTTTCCACCATCTTTCCACAGACTGCACTCTGGCCCTACTCCCTctgcctgctcctctctctctctctgtgtgttatagCAGCACAAAATGGCGCTGAGTTGTAAACTTGGCTCGGGTTTCTCAGATCCAAGCGCAGCTGTCTGgtcactcactaaacacaaacactaggGACAGCTACATCagtttttgtgtatgtgtgtcactgcctcatccccctttctctcacttcctcctctctttcatcctctGTCCAAATCGGTCGGCTTTTAGCCGTCAGCTCTTTTTCTTCCTTCCTGTCCTCTTCACtgctctctcactcagtctcatCACTGAGCTCACAGTTTCTCTCTCCCACAGTTCTTCAACAGTTTTTTTCTCTGGGACTATTTCTTGGTATTATTTTACCATAGCGTACCGTCAATGTCTTTATCATTTCTAATGTTTATTAACCTCATACTCTTTGTGTAGCTTTGTATTGGTCAGAGAAATGTGGTAAAGGACTTGGCAGAAATGACCACTAGTGATGTAATGACTGGGTGAGGGGACATTTGAATTTTCTAACTGATCCTCTGTCTCAACAGCTGATCCTCTGTGCACGCATTACTCTCTCAATCTATGTGCATGTATACGGATCTCTGTGTATGCATGTAGCATGCCGTATATCTGCTCTCTCCTACACTGTGACCCATATGTAAGATACATCATCCCACCATCTCCCTCGTTCTCAAGCTAAGCTCCACagcacctgcctctctctctctaaacctccCAGCTCAGAGGGATAGTTCACCCAGACCACATATTGACTCTTCTATTTACAACATGCTAACAGGACTCATCACACACATTGTTTTACCTGAACAATTCTAATGCTGGGCTGTATCTAAGTAGACATACAGTACGATCCCAGATCTTAGCTAGCTGACATACTGTAAGGGCTTCATAGCCTACTGTCTTTTGTACCCATGAGATGAGGTAACTTTGGAATCTGAGTGAACTATCCTTTTAATCCCTCCCAATTTAACCTCTTCTCAGTCCCTCCCCTGACATCACCCCTGACCTCAGATCTCTTCACAGGTCATCCGTAAGGGCTGGCTGACCGTCAACAACATCAGTATCATCAAGGGCGGTGCGAAGGAGTACTGGTTCGTCCTGACCGCTGAGAGCCTGTCCTGGTTCAAGGATGATGAGGTGAGCCACAGAGTCACTGATCTGGTCTGATGATGAGACGACTGAAGCTGCTAAAGCTTTACTATTGATGCTTACTAGTAGAGTAGTGATGGGGTGGTCGACacagttacatatcgggatattatttttgacgatATCGCAATATTATTCACTAGTTGGCTGTACTTGTACCAaaaaactccagtatttttccttcataggtggttttccatcttctttttaaatagggagccaatttATTTTTCAACACTAATTTctatgactgatcaaaactagttctcatggctctcttgtccctctgcagtagacatacagttccttcagaaagtattcacaccccttgactttttacacttTGTTGTGTCAAAGCCTGACTTTAAAATTGAtaacatttagattttgtgtcactgataaacacacaataccccataatgtcaaagtggaattatgttttagaAATGTGTACAAATTATTtcaaaataaaaagctgaaatgtcttgttatttcaagcctaaataagttcaggagtaagaatttgcttaacaagtaacataataagttgcatggactcactctgtgtgcaataatagtgtttaacatgatttacctgatctctgtaccccacacatacaattatttgtaagatccctcagtcgagcagtgaatttcaaacacaagtccagggaggttttccaatgtctcacAAAGAAGgaaacctattggtagatggataaagaaaaaaaacagacattgaataaccctttgagcatagtgaagttattaattacactttggatagtgtatcaatacacccggtcactgcaaagatacagacatccttcctaactctgttgccggagaggaaggaaaccgtaaagggatttcaccatgaggagtTGGAGTTTAATGGCAGTGATAGGAAAAAGCTAAGGATTattcaacaacattgtagttattccacaataGTAACCTAAATGACGGTGAAAAAAAGGAAGCCTGAATAGAATAAAAAAtaatccaaaacatgcatcctgtttgcaattaggcactaaagtaaaaatgCTAAATAAATGTGGCAAAGCTATGAACtatatgtcctgaatacaaagtgttatgttgggggaaaatccaacacaacacatcactgagtactactctttatattttcaagcatggtggtggctgaatcatgttatgggtatgcttgtcatcggcaaggacctTTTCAGAAGTACAATAACCTGaagcacaaggccaaatatacgcTGGAGTCATTCAATAAGACAACATTGAGTGTTGCTGAGTGTCCATgttacagtttggacttaaattgtcttgaaaatctatggcaagacttaaatggCTGTCTTGCAacaatcaacaaccaacttgacatagcttgaagaataaaaaataaaaaaagtgcaaatattgtacaatccaggtgtgaaaagttcatagagacttacccagaaagactcacagctgcaatcgctgccaaagatgattctaacatgtattgattcagggggttgaatacttatataaatgagatatttctgtatttaatttgccaaaaattctaaaaacatgttttcactttgtcattgtggggtattgtgtgtagatgggtgagagaaaaaaacaaacatatttaaTCAAGTTTGAATTCCGGCTGTAACACAgcaatgtgaaataagtcaatgggtatgaatactttctgaaggtactgtgaGCAATATGTTTGTAAAATCGAATcataataaaatcacagtatcgaatcgcaatacatacagaaccgtgagaatcgcaataccgTATCGGCACCTAACTATTGTAATAATATCTTATGAGGTTCCTCGCGATTCCCAGCCCTATAGTAGAGGCTGGACAAAATACACAACTGAGCAccccagaccaacacacacacatttattacACATACATTTCTGTTAGCTACAAAATAACTCCAACTACTACTGTCTTCTGCAGTAGAGGAAGGGGGAGTGTCATACAGGGAATGTAGGAAAGACATGGGCAGCTAGGGTTACAgttat
Encoded proteins:
- the LOC118391989 gene encoding dynamin-3-like isoform X2; this translates as MVLSVQIQVVDSRTGTVAMGNRGMEELIPLVNRLQDAFSTIGQSCNLDLPQIAVVGGQSAGKSSVLENFVGRDFLPRGSGIVTRRPLVLQLISASTEYAEFLHCKGKMFSDFQEVRQEIEAETVRLTGTNKGVSPVPISLRVYSPHVLNLTLVDLPGITKVPVGDQPADIEYQVRDMIMQFICKDNCLVLAVTPANMDLANSDALKLAKDVDPQGLRTIGVITKLDLMDEGTDARHILENRLLPLRRGYIGVVNRSQKDIDGRKDIKAALAAERKFFLSHPAYRHMADSMGTPYLQRVLNQQLTNHIRDCLPVFRSCLQSQLLALDKEAEEYKHYRVDDPARKTKALLLLMQQFAADFEKRIEGSGDQVDTIELSGGAKINRIFHERFPFELVKMEFDERELRREISYAIKNIHGIRTGLFTPDQAFEAIVRRQIIKLKGPCIKCVDMVIQELINTVRQCTTKLGSYPRLREETERIVTTNIRDRESLAKEQVLLLIDVQVAYINTNHEDFIGFANAQQRSAQTNKKSIAGNQGVQPVSSLIVIRKGWLTVNNISIIKGGAKEYWFVLTAESLSWFKDDEEKEKKYMLPLDNLKLRDVEKSFMSSKHAYAIFNTEQRNVYKDYRFLELACSSQEEQDSWKASLLRAGVYPEKVTVDGECSGSSDSFSMDPQLERQVETIRNLVDSYMNIVYKAIRDLMPKTIMHLMINNVKLYIGSDLLVQLYSLAEKCVLMDESPEQEQRREEVLRTHSALKEALAIIGDISTSTSSTPLPPPVDSSWLHGAPGTSCSPTAIASKRIAAAPRALPSTRGPAPMAPPVPSRAAPHGPISNHADTTQSPPTGLIRPPPNVPRRHPPAVPTKPLH
- the LOC118391989 gene encoding dynamin-3-like isoform X1 produces the protein MVLSVQIQVVDSRTGTVAMGNRGMEELIPLVNRLQDAFSTIGQSCNLDLPQIAVVGGQSAGKSSVLENFVGRDFLPRGSGIVTRRPLVLQLISASTEYAEFLHCKGKMFSDFQEVRQEIEAETVRLTGTNKGVSPVPISLRVYSPHVLNLTLVDLPGITKVPVGDQPADIEYQVRDMIMQFICKDNCLVLAVTPANMDLANSDALKLAKDVDPQGLRTIGVITKLDLMDEGTDARHILENRLLPLRRGYIGVVNRSQKDIDGRKDIKAALAAERKFFLSHPAYRHMADSMGTPYLQRVLNQQLTNHIRDCLPVFRSCLQSQLLALDKEAEEYKHYRVDDPARKTKALLLLMQQFAADFEKRIEGSGDQVDTIELSGGAKINRIFHERFPFELVKMEFDERELRREISYAIKNIHGIRTGLFTPDQAFEAIVRRQIIKLKGPCIKCVDMVIQELINTVRQCTTKLGSYPRLREETERIVTTNIRDRESLAKEQVLLLIDVQVAYINTNHEDFIGFANAQQRSAQTNKKSIAGNQGVQPVSSLIVIRKGWLTVNNISIIKGGAKEYWFVLTAESLSWFKDDEEKEKKYMLPLDNLKLRDVEKSFMSSKHAYAIFNTEQRNVYKDYRFLELACSSQEEQDSWKASLLRAGVYPEKVTVDGECSGSSDSFSMDPQLERQVETIRNLVDSYMNIVYKAIRDLMPKTIMHLMINNVKLYIGSDLLVQLYSLAEKCVLMDESPEQEQRREEVLRTHSALKEALAIIGDISTSTSSTPLPPPVDSSWLHGAPGTSCRSPSPTAIASKRIAAAPRALPSTRGPAPMAPPVPSRAAPHGPISNHADTTQSPPTGLIRPPPNVPRRHPPAVPTKPLH
- the LOC118391989 gene encoding dynamin-2-like isoform X4; this translates as MVLSVQIQVVDSRTGTVAMGNRGMEELIPLVNRLQDAFSTIGQSCNLDLPQIAVVGGQSAGKSSVLENFVGRDFLPRGSGIVTRRPLVLQLISASTEYAEFLHCKGKMFSDFQEVRQEIEAETVRLTGTNKGVSPVPISLRVYSPHVLNLTLVDLPGITKVPVGDQPADIEYQVRDMIMQFICKDNCLVLAVTPANMDLANSDALKLAKDVDPQGLRTIGVITKLDLMDEGTDARHILENRLLPLRRGYIGVVNRSQKDIDGRKDIKAALAAERKFFLSHPAYRHMADSMGTPYLQRVLNQQLTNHIRDCLPVFRSCLQSQLLALDKEAEEYKHYRVDDPARKTKALLLLMQQFAADFEKRIEGSGDQVDTIELSGGAKINRIFHERFPFELVKMEFDERELRREISYAIKNIHGIRTGLFTPDQAFEAIVRRQIIKLKGPCIKCVDMVIQELINTVRQCTTKLGSYPRLREETERIVTTNIRDRESLAKEQVLLLIDVQVAYINTNHEDFIGFANAQQRSAQTNKKSIAGNQGVQPVSSLIVIRKGWLTVNNISIIKGGAKEYWFVLTAESLSWFKDDEEKEKKYMLPLDNLKLRDVEKSFMSSKHAYAIFNTEQRNVYKDYRFLELACSSQEEQDSWKASLLRAGVYPEKVTVDGECSGSSDSFSMDPQLERQVETIRNLVDSYMNIVYKAIRDLMPKTIMHLMINNVKLYIGSDLLVQLYSLAEKCVLMDESPEQEQRREEVLRTHSALKEALAIIGDISTSTSSTPLPPPVDSSWLHGAPGTSCRRHPPAVPTKPLH
- the LOC118391989 gene encoding dynamin-2-like isoform X3; the encoded protein is MVLSVQIQVVDSRTGTVAMGNRGMEELIPLVNRLQDAFSTIGQSCNLDLPQIAVVGGQSAGKSSVLENFVGRDFLPRGSGIVTRRPLVLQLISASTEYAEFLHCKGKMFSDFQEVRQEIEAETVRLTGTNKGVSPVPISLRVYSPHVLNLTLVDLPGITKVPVGDQPADIEYQVRDMIMQFICKDNCLVLAVTPANMDLANSDALKLAKDVDPQGLRTIGVITKLDLMDEGTDARHILENRLLPLRRGYIGVVNRSQKDIDGRKDIKAALAAERKFFLSHPAYRHMADSMGTPYLQRVLNQQLTNHIRDCLPVFRSCLQSQLLALDKEAEEYKHYRVDDPARKTKALLLLMQQFAADFEKRIEGSGDQVDTIELSGGAKINRIFHERFPFELVKMEFDERELRREISYAIKNIHGIRTGLFTPDQAFEAIVRRQIIKLKGPCIKCVDMVIQELINTVRQCTTKLGSYPRLREETERIVTTNIRDRESLAKEQVLLLIDVQVAYINTNHEDFIGFANAQQRSAQTNKKSIAGNQVIRKGWLTVNNISIIKGGAKEYWFVLTAESLSWFKDDEEKEKKYMLPLDNLKLRDVEKSFMSSKHAYAIFNTEQRNVYKDYRFLELACSSQEEQDSWKASLLRAGVYPEKVTVDGECSGSSDSFSMDPQLERQVETIRNLVDSYMNIVYKAIRDLMPKTIMHLMINNVKLYIGSDLLVQLYSLAEKCVLMDESPEQEQRREEVLRTHSALKEALAIIGDISTSTSSTPLPPPVDSSWLHGAPGTSCRSPSPTAIASKRIAAAPRALPSTRGPAPMAPPVPSRAAPHGPISNHADTTQSPPTGLIRPPPNVPRRHPPAVPTKPLH